One window of the Anaerotignum faecicola genome contains the following:
- the sigH gene encoding RNA polymerase sporulation sigma factor SigH: protein MAEMTREQKYATTRDEELVLLAQSGDEEAQEFLLDKYKFLVRAKSRAYFLIGADNEDIIQEGMIGLYKAVRDYNEEKNASFHSFAELCVNRQMITAIKAATRQKHQPLNSYVSLNKPVYEEESEQTYMDLLQSGALLNPEVLLIGQENKSFLEHQMMKKLSSFETRVLVLYLQGRSYFEIARVLDKPEKSIDNALQRVKKKLEHFLEEKNLDEAEGI from the coding sequence ATGGCAGAAATGACAAGAGAACAGAAATATGCGACAACAAGGGATGAGGAGCTGGTACTGCTGGCGCAGAGCGGCGATGAGGAGGCACAGGAATTTTTGTTGGATAAATATAAATTTTTGGTGCGCGCAAAGTCGAGAGCCTATTTCCTGATTGGTGCGGATAACGAGGATATCATTCAGGAGGGCATGATTGGGCTGTATAAGGCAGTGCGTGATTATAATGAGGAAAAGAATGCATCCTTCCACAGCTTTGCGGAGCTTTGCGTGAATCGCCAGATGATTACCGCGATTAAGGCAGCGACCAGACAGAAGCATCAGCCGCTCAATTCCTATGTTTCTCTGAATAAGCCCGTTTATGAGGAGGAATCCGAGCAGACCTATATGGATCTTTTGCAGAGTGGTGCCTTGCTCAATCCGGAGGTTCTCCTGATTGGGCAGGAAAATAAAAGCTTTCTTGAGCACCAGATGATGAAAAAGCTCAGCAGCTTTGAAACCAGAGTGCTTGTGCTTTATCTGCAGGGCAGAAGCTATTTTGAAATTGCCCGCGTTCTGGATAAGCCCGAAAAATCCATTGATAACGCCCTTCAGCGCGTCAAGAAAAAATTAGAGCATTTTTTGGAAGAAAAAAATCTTGACGAGGCGGAGGGAATATGA
- the aroF gene encoding 3-deoxy-7-phosphoheptulonate synthase translates to MVVVLKPDTKEEQIENLKVWLSSMGISTHISRGVNHTIVGLVGDTSVVDMDLVRALDIVENVQRIQEPFKNANRKFHNADQVVDIAGVKIGGGNFQIIAGPCSVESEAQVCEIAERVKAAGAGLLRGGAFKPRTSPYAFQGLKGDGLKLLVEAKQLTGLPIVSEIMNAVHIPMFEESVDLVQVGARNMQNFELLKEVGKMSKPILLKRGLANTIDELLMSAEYIMASGNENVILCERGIRTFETRTRNTLDLSAVPVLKKLTHLPIVVDPSHAMGYAHLVKPMAMAATVAGADGLMIEVHNNPAKALCDGPQSLTPDQFDDVAKQVFQLRPFACKYDY, encoded by the coding sequence ATGGTAGTAGTATTGAAACCCGACACAAAGGAAGAACAGATTGAAAACCTGAAGGTATGGCTTAGCAGCATGGGCATCAGCACCCATATTTCCCGTGGTGTGAATCATACCATCGTTGGTCTGGTTGGCGATACCTCTGTGGTAGATATGGATCTGGTCAGAGCGTTGGATATCGTTGAAAATGTGCAGCGTATTCAGGAGCCCTTCAAAAATGCAAACCGTAAATTCCATAATGCAGATCAGGTAGTTGATATTGCAGGCGTAAAAATCGGTGGCGGCAATTTCCAGATTATCGCAGGCCCTTGCTCCGTTGAAAGCGAAGCACAGGTTTGTGAAATCGCAGAAAGAGTCAAAGCGGCAGGTGCAGGTCTGCTGCGTGGCGGCGCATTCAAGCCCAGAACCTCCCCTTACGCATTCCAGGGTCTGAAGGGCGATGGTCTGAAGCTGCTGGTAGAAGCAAAGCAGCTGACAGGTCTGCCTATCGTTTCTGAAATCATGAATGCGGTACATATCCCCATGTTTGAAGAATCCGTTGACCTTGTGCAGGTTGGCGCAAGAAATATGCAGAACTTCGAGCTGCTGAAGGAGGTCGGCAAGATGTCCAAGCCTATCCTGCTGAAAAGAGGTCTTGCAAATACGATTGATGAGCTTCTGATGAGCGCAGAATACATCATGGCAAGCGGCAACGAAAACGTAATCCTTTGCGAAAGAGGGATTCGTACCTTTGAAACCAGAACAAGAAATACACTGGACCTGAGTGCCGTTCCTGTTTTGAAAAAGCTGACCCATTTGCCTATCGTGGTTGACCCCAGCCATGCAATGGGCTATGCACATCTTGTAAAGCCCATGGCAATGGCAGCAACCGTAGCGGGCGCAGACGGCTTGATGATTGAGGTACACAATAACCCTGCAAAGGCACTGTGCGACGGCCCGCAGTCCCTGACACCCGATCAGTTCGATGATGTTGCAAAGCAGGTATTCCAGCTGAGACCCTTCGCCTGCAAATACGATTACTAA